gtcagatcatgatcccaggattatgggatcgagccctatgtcaatcttcttgctgagcatggagtctgcttgaaattctctgtctccctctacccttctcccctgcttgctctctctctctaaaataaaaattaaaaaaaaaaaaaggaaaagcagatcTATCTGATATATTTGTGACATGTGAGCAAGATACTAACTTCAACAGCATCACTTAGGAAGCAGGGTCTTGAATGGCAATAGCCCTCTGGATGCCTGGGGTTCGATATTTACAGTTGATATTTATTATTCTAGCATCATTTCTATGAATATGTAGGAGAGCTCAAGATAGACCCTAACCTGTTTTCAGATTGGTTCAGTGAAAAGATATTGGAGTCAGGAACCAACTGGTGAAGGTCCACCACTTATTTGACTGTGTGACCTTTAACTTTGTCATCAAGAGAAACCTCTTCCTGATTTCCTTCCACAGGGTTTGTGAGGGTCCAGTGAGGTAAAAGCTACAAAAGTAGCTTTATAGCTTGTAAAATCTCGTTTCTGAGTAAAGGACTGTTAGTAAAGGTTTCTTCCCAGTGGCATGTATTGCACAAAGCAGACTGTAAATATCCTcttaaacaaacctaaaattgtTCATAATTCCACTACTTTAGTAAACAAGACAGTGACATTTTTTGTATATACTTCTTGTCCTCAAGCAGATGTAATTTTCATATAATTGCAATCAAagaaaatgttgtattttgttttccccttcatTTATCACGTATGTGATGTGTCATAGAGTTCataattgccattttatttaaatagcaaTGGTATTAATGATATTAAGTAGCTGCATGATATCGTCGTAGGTGGCTATACCATCGCTTAGTTATTCCCCAACTGTGGAGatatagttgttttgtttttttaaatagactgtCACAAAGAGCACCTTTGTGCTTAaactgtctccccccaccccttttttaaacgattttcttaatgtttaggtcaaaaaagtttgaattttttgaCAGCTCTTGCTATCAATTTATAAATTTCCTTAAGGAGTTGTGCCAGTTTACAGTGTGACCAGCTACTTAGGAGTCTATCAATTTCCCCTCCGTCTTTCCACCACTAGATATtattgtttagaaaaaaataatattttgttcatttgatgGTTGCAAGGTGGGTCATCATATTGCGTTgttgaaagcctttttttttttttttgaaagccatttttaaaatgagttgtaTTTAATGTGGCTTAATTGACTGTACCCAACTTATTGCTGACACAAACCTTAGTTTGGAGCAGGTAGGGCAGTGGGTGTCACGTGGTCACTTGCCCCGCAAAGACCAAAACCGCCCAGGGTGTGGTACGTGATGGGTAGGGAGTGTCTCGGCGCTTGCGCATTCCAGTCTCCCCGCTGGTTTTTGATGCGACTTTTTTCAGGGGCGTGGGAGCAGAACTAAAACGCCGGCGAGGACTTGACATCGCGCAGGCGCATCACAATGTTCGTGGATTTGTGGGTGTCAAGGCATGGGTGTGGACTGGCAGCGCAGACGCACTGCCGGCCTGGAGGGTCGGGGCGCCTGCGCAGTCGCTCCTCCTTAGGCGGCAGCCATGGCGGGTCAAGAGGATCCGGTGCAGCGGGAGATTCACCAGGACTGGGCGAACCGGGAGTACATTGAGGTCATCACCAGCAGCATCAAGAAAATCGCGGACTTTCTCAACTCGTTCGGTCAgcgggggagcagggggaggcgaGGGTGGGTCGAGGGCCACTCAGGCAGTTTGGCGATGGCGCTCAGAAGCTTTGAAGGGGCTTTCTCCGGGCTGGTTTTCGCGTCCTCCTTTCGGAGTCCACCTTCCCCCTGTCGCTCTGATCCTCAGGCTCCACTGGGCAGTTCCTGTGGGGTTATCCTGCGCCAGGCTGAGCTCATCGGCTTCAATGCTATCACCCCAGATCCATTAACAAGCCCTTCCTTTTTCCAGACTCTTCAGATCGCTCCATCCAccgttttcttctcttttcttcttttcttctctcagcaGTAGCCTCCCTGCTTCCTTTGTGACCCGCTTCCATTCCAGTTCCCACTTTGCGCTCAATGTGCGCCTTTCAGAATGCAGCCGCAGCCGTGTCTCTGCTTGTGTAAGTCTCTTGAAGTTTCCTCATCGTTTTCAGGATCATTTTAGCGCCATGCCTTTTAGTCGCCCCTTCCCGTCTCTCGTGTTTCTTGTCCTGAGAGTGGTAGGAGACGAGATCAGAAGTAAAGTCCAGATTTTTAAGGATATGGAGCTTTCTATATTGCTACTATCTAGCCGATAGTTGGTATTCTACTGCTTTTGGCAAAATCTTTCCTAGGCGTGGCTTGCTTGTGATAGTCTTAAATTCTTGATGCATTGTTCCGTGTCCTTCTGGACAGCAAACATGTAACAGAGACTCCCATCCCATCTTCTCCCAACTGTTTCTTTAGCCGAACTAGGCCCTGGGTAGACTTACTTAAGTAATTGCAAGGTGTAAGGATGACATCTAGTGATCTTTTTCCAACTAGTGTGCTCCTCTTCCAGCACTTGAGCCGCAAGCAACTAAGTAGTGGAAACTGAtgttataaaaatgatttaaagtaattaattttcCAGTCAGAGGACTGATGCATTCTGAGGAGTAAGGTAACAGAACATGAATTTTCTTAGAAAGCATCAGCAAGAGAAACTAGATCTCAGTACAGAGCTCTCTCTCAAAGCTCCACTCTGGAGGACAGAGAATAAGAATCATTTCCTGCTTTCAAGGAATTTCTGTCTTGAAGATGAAATAATGACAGCTTTGGAACATCGGTTTTGTATTAATGTATTTACTTACAAAGTGTATAAGATTATAATCTTGATGTGCCTTGGCATGATGGATTTTCTCACCAGGGAATGAGGGTGAGGGCAGTAGTAATGAGAGAACAGTATAAATGTATATGCAATTGATACATATTTGCACCCATAACTCGGTATGGATAGAGGTTGTAGGAGGGAATGATAGTCAACAAATCATAGATCTCATGTATCCTGAAATTGTTTAAGGACCATGAGTGAAGGAGTATGGTTTAGTAAAAAAGATACATGGATTTGGAGCTAGGAGACTCAAGTCGGAGGCTACACTAATGGATTGCAGTGAACTGAAAACATCTAAGAAATACTGAACCTATTTACCCTGCTACTCAGATAGTCTGggtttcctcagtttctttcttcctaagtTCTGTGCAAACACTTTCAATGTTAGTTCTCATAATTGGTTTCTCCTGCTTTCCTGGAGAGTTGAACTATTACTGGAGGTTGATCACAGCATTCTTTACTCATAATCTTCCTTCAGAGAGAGGGCTGGAGAAGAGAAACCAAAATATTGCATGCTAGGGGAAAGATGGAAAGATAAGATCACAGCTTTGAGACTTTGGCTTAGTTGGGAAAGGCAGTGGAAAGTAGTTGGAAAAATCACTGAGATGGAgagttttaactttaaaaagcagaattaaaagACTTCACCTATCTGGTAGGATCAGAAAACCCAATCAAAGTATTAAGAATGTCAGGGAAATCAGTAAAGCATCTAAAATTACAAGTAACGCTGGGGCTGTTACTCAAAATTTAAGTGATCTAGCATGTCACTTCCCCGGATTTGGATCTGGGTAACgtaataatttcatttctgagCACTGAATtgtattaataaacttttaattcaTGTACATTTGTCTTTGACATAAATCTTCTTGGCATCTTTTGGTCACTAGATTTATAGCAGATGAGGCTTGGAACTGACCAGAAATTGAAGAGTTTGAGCTCAGGATTTGCGGGGGAGAAATGCCTCTTTTCTTGCTTTATAAACAAGGGAATACCTGCActgaaattttatcaaatgtgtgGATCACATTTTGTGATCAAATAGAGGATAAAGactcttctttttatttgagatttccaACAAGTCCTAGACTGAGGAAAAGTCACACAGAATTCCAGTGTTGAGGATTGGATCTTAAGGATTTCCTTAGCTTAAGCCATTATTCTCCCTTAATGCGATGCTAGTGGCCTAATGTTTGGAGTAATTACTAAATAGTTTTTGAAGATTGTGGGGAATGAATTTAGtccttttgaagaaaaatgacaattAATTGCAATTAAGAATGGAATTATGAAGCAAGGTAAAAAGCTAAAGCCATTTGACTTAGTACTTAGGTGTACCTGAGGCAAGTTCTTGAAGACTGAGCATATCGTTGATAGAAGAGTTTCGACAAGGACCAACAGGCCAAGAAACTGGATAAATCATGTAACACTTGAATATATTGTCTTGGCATTGAGTGACTCAGGATGAACTTGTGAGGGATATATTTTCCCACTCTAAGTCCTTAGTGTGACTCCTCAGTTCTGATGTGTAGATGTAGGGCTTATATTGAATTTATAATAATATGATTTGGTGGTACAGAGATTTACCAGGAGTTTACTTTGAGGGGGCATCTGGAGCTCTTTGGAAATGGCAGCAATCCTCCAGTCCCCATCCCGGCCACAGAGAGTCTCTGTAGGCTGCGTACTTTGCAGAGGAAACTGTTTTTTTCAAGACAGCTAATGACTAAGTAGCTTTTACCCTGTGATTCCAGCAGGTGAGAGTAATATAGGTGGACCACCCACCTGAACCAGAGAACCCATAGATCATAAGGCAGTGATAACACCCAAACACTTGGCCTGTTCTGTACCTTGAACTGGGGACACTTCTAAAAACAGATTGTCACGGAagatagctttttatttttataccattttatCTGATTCTAAAGCTAATCTGTGCAGAGAagtgtaacaaaaataataagtgatatttttctaaatgtcagTTTTTATGCTTAGCCAACAAATGTAGCATGCCTGTTATGATCCCAGCTATGTGACACATCCtctgaaaaaggaataaataagaataaatggtAGCCACTCCTGAGAAATTTAGAATTCTGTCAGAGAAGTAAGACATAACTACAACAGCAGTTCAAGAGAATGACAGTGTTGATTTTTGCAGGCTAAGGTTATGTGCATTAAGAGTTCAGAGGAGCTGGTAACTGGCATTTGTCAGTAGTGGTAATGGATACACAGTATCAAGCACCCTGGCTAGGACTGGTGGTGTCCTCAGTTAAAGTCTGGTGATAACACACTCATAAATGCACTCTGGTTTCAGATTTGTTCAGCTGCTGAGTGCTTTCACAGTGTTTTGCTTGAATCAATATGTATTTCTTGGGATCTGAAATAATGACCAGTTTCTGGAGTTCAAGGTTATATATTTCTCAACAGTGCTTACCCATTTAGGTCAGTAACATAGTGTTGTTCTTGGATTCCAATTCATTACCAGATTTACAGAGCTTAGAACAGAAACAGCTGTCCAGGAAGGAACCCTCCctctcaccaccccacccccctgcagaTAATTTTGGCATGTTTCTTTTTATGGGAAATGACAGGTTGTTAGTGGTAACATTCATGCTCTTACTGAATAGCATACATGGTGTGCCTTTGAGCTCCTAAAAACCAGATTGAAAGAGATTTGGTCCTGTTGGGCGGTCCTGGCAGTGAAGGTGGATCCAGGAAAAGGAGCGTGCTGAGGTCTTTGTACTCAAGCTAGATCTAGGAATTAGAAGCAGCACTAGCAGATAAACAAAACGATTTAAAAGAGGAATGgagaatgtccagaataggcaaatccatagagacagaaagatgaatGGTTGCCAGCAGTTGGGGTAAGGCtgaatggggaatgactgctcATTGGTACAAGGTTTCATGTAGGGATTATGAggatgttctaaaattagattatggtgatggttgcacaactctgttctaaaaactattgaattgtatactttaagcAAGTGAAGttcatggtatataaattatatatcaattaagctatttttaaaaaagaataatgaagatGGGTGAGTGGGAAAATACCTagtatggaaacaaaaagaaaaaaaggaaccagtAAATGGAAGAGTCAGGCTATAAGCATATTTTAAGAGATGTGGGGAGGGGACTCcaggctcagtcagtcgagtgtccaacttctgctcaggtcatgatctcacagttagtaaattcgagccccacatcgatctctgctgacagcttggagcctggaacctgcttcagatcctgtgtctcactctctgcccctccccccacctcgcattctgtgtgtttctctatcaaaaataaataaacattaaaaaaagagatgtggggaatagggacacctgggtgcctcagtcagttaagtgtctgactcttgattttggctcaggtcatgatttcagtttcgtgagtttgagccctgcgttgggctctgtgctgatagcacagagcttgcttaggattctccctttctctttgcccctcccctgcacatgctcgctcgctctctatctctctctctctctctctgtctcaaaataaacaaacttgagagagagagacagagagagagagacagagaggtgtgGGGAATCAATTACGGCCTCAGAGGTTCCTAAAGATGGTAATGTTATGTGTGGTGGGAAGGTACCATCCAGGGCAGTAAGCAAACTGGGTTCTGAACTCAGCTGTGCTACTTACTATTTTGTTCCATCAGTTATCCAAGATGGGCTTTGGTTTCCCCACTTGTAGAATTAGTAGAGTCACACTAGAGCCAATTTTTTGTTCTACTGATACTAATATGCCagaatccatctttttttttttttttttcaaaaacatctcTGTGCCAGGCAAGATACTAATATTTCAAAGATTAATAAGAGTATCTGCCTTTGATGAACTCATTCTAGTGGGGAGCAGACATGgatataaatgataaattataaatacataaatatcattGGGCTATGTAGCATGAGCATTTTCTCGTGTCATTAAGTATTCAACCTTGTAATTTTGTttgcgtgcaggggaggggcagagagagagggagaggaagaatctgaagcaagctcctggctctgagctgtcagcacagagcctgacctagggcttgaactcttattcggacacttaaccaactgagccacccaggcaccccttgttttgttttttaatgagttgTTGAAAtgatgccttttttgtttgtttttttagtgacTTGTTAAAAAGATGCAAACTTGTAATTTTTAATGGTTGGTTTTAATAGTCTTTCATAAATATGCCCTACTTCATGAAATCATTCGTAATAGTggtgaacattcttttttttattttttatttttttgaaggagagagagagagagagacagagcattagcaggggaggagcagagagagggaaggagatacagaattctaagaaggctccaggctctaagctgtcagcacagagcccgatgtggggcttgaacttacaaactgtgagatcatgacctgagccgaagtcggacgcttaaccgactgagccacccaggcgccccaagtggtGAACATTCTTATTTGTTAAATCTGTATTCAAAGGGGGAAATGATAACTAAGACCAAGTACATAAACTATAAATTCAACCATAAATGTACAGCAGAGGGAGAATTATATCCATTTGTCAGAGACCTCTCAGAGGCCCAATTTGAAGTGAACCTTGAAGGAGAATGTTTAGACAGGCAAGATGAGTAAGATTTGGACATGGAGAAGATTTGGACGTGGGGTTGAGGCAAAATCTGGGTGAAGGAAAATTTGTCGAAATAGACGCCCAAGTGCTTTTGCATAACAAGGAAGAGATGAAGGGAAGTTGTGAGCTAAGTGTTAAATCATTGAGTGGGAGATTGTCTTGGAGAGAGGATATTTTAGGCTTAAAAAGTGAAGATTATTGAGGATGAGCAAACAATGAAGTTGGAAGAGGTAGGAAATAATTAGCATGTGTAGAAACCTTTTCTCCTATGTGTTGAGAATGGTTGGGGAAAGAGTAGTAAAGTGGTTTCTGTTAGAGGAGTTTGCAGAGGAAAAGGTATTTTAGGGGAAATCTGAGGTTTCATTTTGGATGAGGTAGAGAAAGAAGATTAGAAgggtaaaggaagaaaaggagtttTGCTGTTTTCCACAGATGGAATGTGGGCTTCACAGGGTATTTGATGTTCTCCCAAgttttttctcattctgaaatGCCTGCACACATAGCGATGACACATTAAGTACCTTCCTAGAGCAAAAGCAGTGAtgcctttcctcctctccacagtctctgctgctttcttggcctctgtttctcctccctgttgagattattttcttcctcttgttgCTTCCCCTTTCTTGAAACTCTTGGTTTGCCTTTTGGCAAATAGCCACCTGTACAGTGTTGGTGTGTTAGTTTTTACTGGCTGCCATAACAAGTTACCATAACTTTAGCCGCTTTTATCACATAAGTTTATTGTTTTACAGCTGAGTAGATTGGAAGTCCAACATCAGTTCCCTGGGCTaaaatcagggtgtcagcagggctgccTTTCTTTCTGGAGACTCTAGGAGAAGATCCATTTCCTTGCTCATTGAGttgctggcagaattcagtttcttgtgGCTGTAGGCCTGAGATCTctatttccttgctgg
This DNA window, taken from Panthera tigris isolate Pti1 chromosome A2, P.tigris_Pti1_mat1.1, whole genome shotgun sequence, encodes the following:
- the BRK1 gene encoding protein BRICK1 isoform X2 encodes the protein MAGQEDPVQREIHQDWANREYIEVITSSIKKIADFLNSFDMSCRSRLATLNEKLTALERRIEYIEARVTKGETLT